Proteins encoded in a region of the Streptomyces sp. NBC_00258 genome:
- a CDS encoding sensor histidine kinase, producing MRTPRRTPTDGSQTPPNPVRGRRAHAGPPADEGSGPEESADMEPSDAPTREGGWSLRPRTVRAKIVCLLMVPVVSLLALWAYATVTTAQDVSRLRQLQRVDAQVRAPVAAAVAALQEERAAAVGYATKPAADRAGDLKKLTARTDRAVAKLRLGDDSTVADSEELPSGVAGRLETFVTGAEQLRSLRTAVLDRRAGWHETHERYTKTIATAFSVGGALTGIQDAEIGSDARVLLEFSRAGEALAQEDAVLVGARLAGTLDGQRLRMFTGAVDTRRLLTESAVPDFRGSERVAWQGLVEGSAYADVHAVENDVLAAGPGGRALGAAPEETWNAAHARVRDDMRTIEADAGSGVADRADPLRRGLLAPAGAAVLLGLVAVAASLVISVRIGRGLVIELVSLRNTALEIARRKLPHAMRKLRAGEEIDVRAEAPPGPPAEDEAGQVAEALTTVHRAALHAAVERAELASGISGVFVNLARRSQVLVHRQLSLLDTMERRSDDPNELSDLFRLDHLTTRMRRHAESLIILSGAAPGRAWRMPVSLTNVVRAAVSEVEDYARVEVRQLPETAVVGAAVADLTHLLAEIVENAAQFSPPHTRVRVTGEPVGNGYAVEVEDRGLGMGKETLAEANRRIEQSEALDLFDSDRLGLFVVSRLAARHGIKVHLRTSPYGGTTAVVLLPTPLLQAAAEERSGGRRADPEKAAERAYARVPGPDPKRDSVEALSVEALNERPALVPPIPIGAEASSEGKREGHPPPGVTTLRLHRPEDDTVESDELPRRVRQASLAPQLRKGRPDEPAEAAPRKDDERTPEAVRDRMAAYRAGWTRGGGRAPGLGVTPDPVAGSDSSEGDPA from the coding sequence ATGCGTACACCCCGTAGGACCCCGACAGACGGCTCCCAGACACCACCGAACCCGGTGCGGGGCCGCCGCGCGCACGCCGGACCGCCGGCCGACGAGGGCTCCGGCCCGGAGGAATCCGCCGACATGGAGCCCAGTGACGCACCCACGCGCGAGGGAGGCTGGAGCCTGCGTCCCCGGACCGTGCGGGCGAAGATCGTCTGCCTGCTGATGGTGCCCGTCGTCTCCCTGCTCGCCCTCTGGGCGTACGCCACCGTCACGACCGCGCAGGACGTCTCCAGGCTGCGGCAGTTGCAGCGCGTGGACGCCCAGGTGCGTGCGCCGGTCGCCGCGGCCGTCGCCGCGCTCCAGGAAGAACGCGCGGCGGCCGTCGGCTACGCGACCAAACCCGCCGCCGACCGGGCGGGCGACCTCAAGAAGCTGACGGCACGCACCGACCGGGCCGTGGCGAAACTCCGGCTCGGGGACGACAGCACTGTCGCCGACAGCGAGGAACTGCCCTCCGGAGTGGCCGGACGCCTCGAAACCTTCGTCACCGGAGCCGAACAGCTCCGCTCCCTGCGGACCGCCGTGCTCGACCGGAGGGCCGGCTGGCACGAGACGCACGAGCGGTACACCAAGACCATTGCGACGGCCTTCTCGGTGGGCGGCGCGCTCACCGGCATCCAGGACGCGGAAATCGGCTCCGACGCGCGCGTGCTGCTCGAATTCTCACGGGCCGGTGAGGCCCTCGCGCAAGAGGACGCGGTCCTCGTGGGTGCCCGGCTCGCCGGAACCCTCGACGGGCAGCGACTCCGGATGTTCACCGGCGCGGTCGACACACGCAGGCTGCTCACAGAGTCGGCCGTCCCCGATTTCCGCGGCTCCGAACGAGTCGCCTGGCAGGGACTGGTGGAGGGCAGCGCGTACGCCGACGTACACGCCGTCGAGAACGACGTGCTCGCGGCCGGTCCGGGCGGCAGGGCGCTCGGCGCCGCACCCGAGGAGACCTGGAACGCGGCGCACGCGCGCGTGCGGGACGACATGCGAACGATCGAGGCGGACGCCGGCAGTGGTGTCGCGGACCGGGCCGACCCGCTCCGGCGCGGTCTGCTCGCCCCGGCCGGTGCCGCGGTTCTGCTGGGACTCGTCGCCGTGGCCGCGTCCCTCGTCATCTCCGTACGCATCGGACGCGGCCTCGTCATCGAGTTGGTGAGCCTGCGCAACACCGCCCTGGAGATCGCCCGGCGCAAACTTCCGCACGCCATGCGGAAACTGCGCGCGGGCGAGGAGATCGACGTCCGTGCCGAGGCCCCGCCGGGACCGCCCGCGGAGGACGAAGCGGGACAGGTCGCGGAAGCCCTGACCACCGTGCACCGTGCCGCCCTGCATGCCGCGGTCGAGCGTGCCGAGCTCGCCAGCGGCATCTCCGGAGTCTTCGTCAACCTCGCCCGCCGCAGCCAGGTTCTCGTCCACCGCCAACTGAGCCTGCTGGACACCATGGAGCGTCGCTCCGACGACCCGAACGAACTGAGCGACCTCTTCCGGCTCGACCACCTCACCACCCGCATGCGCCGCCACGCGGAGAGCCTGATCATCCTCTCCGGCGCCGCTCCCGGCCGTGCCTGGCGCATGCCGGTCTCCCTGACGAACGTGGTCCGTGCCGCCGTCTCCGAAGTCGAGGACTACGCGCGCGTGGAGGTACGACAACTCCCGGAGACCGCGGTCGTCGGAGCCGCGGTGGCGGACCTCACGCACCTGCTGGCCGAAATCGTCGAGAACGCCGCCCAGTTCTCACCACCCCACACCCGGGTGCGCGTCACCGGAGAGCCGGTCGGCAACGGCTACGCCGTGGAGGTCGAGGACCGAGGGCTCGGCATGGGCAAGGAGACACTCGCCGAGGCCAACCGCCGCATCGAGCAGTCAGAGGCACTCGACCTCTTCGACAGCGACCGGCTCGGCCTCTTCGTGGTCAGCAGGCTCGCGGCCCGTCATGGCATCAAGGTTCACCTGCGGACCTCGCCCTACGGAGGCACCACCGCGGTCGTCCTGCTGCCCACGCCACTGCTGCAGGCCGCCGCGGAGGAACGTTCCGGTGGCCGCCGGGCGGACCCGGAGAAGGCCGCGGAGCGCGCGTACGCGCGTGTGCCCGGCCCCGACCCGAAACGCGACTCCGTAGAGGCTCTCTCCGTAGAGGCACTGAACGAGCGGCCCGCGCTCGTGCCTCCCATACCGATCGGGGCGGAAGCCTCGTCCGAAGGCAAGCGCGAAGGTCATCCGCCGCCCGGCGTCACCACCCTGCGCCTGCACCGACCCGAGGACGACACCGTGGAATCCGACGAACTCCCACGGCGCGTACGACAAGCCAGCCTCGCCCCGCAACTGCGCAAGGGACGACCCGACGAGCCGGCGGAAGCCGCGCCTCGGAAGGACGACGAGCGCACCCCCGAGGCGGTACGGGACCGCATGGCGGCCTACCGCGCGGGGTGGACCCGCGGCGGCGGCCGTGCACCCGGTCTCGGCGTCACCCCCGACCCCGTAGCGGGCAGCGACAGCAGCGAAGGAGACCCCGCATGA
- a CDS encoding roadblock/LC7 domain-containing protein gives MIQEPGMGTAQRSGELDWLLDDLALRVAEVRHSVVLSNDGLAVGASSDLRRDDAEHLAAIASGFHSLAKGAGRHFGAGGVRQTMVEMDDGFLFVVAAGEGSCLAVLSAVTADIGLVAYEMALLVKRVGEHLYSAPRAAAQPPAAG, from the coding sequence ATGATCCAGGAACCGGGCATGGGGACCGCCCAACGGTCCGGCGAACTCGACTGGCTGCTGGACGACTTGGCGCTGCGCGTCGCCGAAGTGCGGCATTCCGTCGTGCTGTCCAACGACGGACTCGCGGTCGGCGCGTCCAGCGACCTCAGGCGCGACGACGCGGAGCATCTCGCCGCGATCGCATCCGGCTTCCACAGCCTGGCCAAGGGGGCCGGCCGTCACTTCGGCGCCGGTGGCGTACGCCAGACCATGGTGGAGATGGACGACGGCTTCCTGTTCGTGGTGGCCGCCGGAGAAGGCTCCTGCCTGGCCGTCCTCAGTGCCGTGACGGCCGACATCGGCCTGGTCGCCTATGAGATGGCGCTCCTGGTCAAACGGGTGGGGGAGCACCTCTACTCGGCACCCCGCGCCGCCGCTCAGCCGCCCGCGGCCGGGTGA